One window of the Chryseotalea sp. WA131a genome contains the following:
- a CDS encoding glycosyltransferase — translation MKKRILWVTWHQTPYHDFLLDKMGKCFEMEIIYLRQKLASHPWTYADETKIISWDDKKARRAIINKIKADHYDLRVLVGWDHALTVFSAFFFILTNRPYFILCDTPNVNKKRSFFRRLYHLLVVPIIVRNLTGVLVTGKIGEHNFKAIHGENVNTVNFPFATDIDFFKPSTYFDVAPVPTIITVGRLVNSHKGFDVSLHAIKKIRDRNPMLAFKFLIIGSGPDEGELVKLIEKNNLKDFVQLIGWQEPNQMLSYYQQGYFYVHPSHFDPFPNTVLEAMACGLPVIGSDGAGSVLERVKEGVNGFVFHDNDVYQLSMLIEKFLQLPHEQVLQFKTAARQTAEEWTYQFNIDQLNKLF, via the coding sequence TTGAAAAAAAGAATTCTTTGGGTTACTTGGCACCAAACTCCATATCATGATTTTCTTTTGGATAAAATGGGAAAATGTTTTGAGATGGAAATCATTTACCTTCGTCAGAAGTTGGCATCTCATCCATGGACGTACGCTGATGAAACAAAGATCATTTCATGGGACGACAAAAAAGCAAGACGTGCCATCATCAATAAGATCAAAGCAGATCATTACGACTTGCGGGTTCTAGTTGGCTGGGATCATGCGCTCACTGTTTTTTCTGCTTTTTTTTTTATTTTAACAAATCGCCCTTATTTTATTCTTTGCGACACGCCCAACGTCAACAAGAAAAGATCATTCTTTAGAAGGCTTTACCATTTACTTGTTGTACCCATCATCGTTCGGAATTTAACGGGTGTTTTAGTTACAGGTAAAATAGGAGAGCACAATTTTAAGGCCATACATGGAGAAAATGTGAACACGGTAAATTTTCCGTTTGCAACAGATATCGATTTTTTTAAGCCTTCCACTTACTTCGATGTGGCGCCAGTACCAACTATTATCACCGTTGGAAGACTCGTGAATTCGCATAAAGGATTTGATGTAAGTTTACATGCGATAAAAAAGATCAGAGACCGAAATCCGATGTTGGCATTTAAGTTTTTGATCATCGGTTCGGGGCCAGATGAAGGTGAACTAGTAAAATTGATTGAGAAAAATAATCTGAAAGATTTTGTACAGTTAATTGGCTGGCAAGAGCCTAACCAAATGTTGAGCTATTACCAGCAAGGTTACTTTTACGTACACCCTTCCCATTTCGATCCTTTTCCTAATACTGTGCTGGAAGCGATGGCGTGTGGATTGCCGGTTATTGGCTCTGATGGGGCAGGATCAGTACTGGAACGTGTAAAGGAAGGTGTGAATGGATTTGTATTCCATGATAATGATGTATATCAACTAAGTATGTTAATAGAGAAGTTTCTACAATTACCTCATGAACAAGTGCTTCAGTTTAAAACAGCAGCAAGACAAACAGCGGAAGAATGGACTTATCAGTTCAATATCGATCAACTAAATAAGTTATTTTAG
- a CDS encoding methyltransferase domain-containing protein has translation MIVKLTKTLFFYFLKYTKLSRLQWHDLRDVKPVSRSFGIERGKPIDRFYIEKFLGANKHLIKGKVLEVGETRYIKQFGTGVESADVLHVEKRMNATLVADLTKLDTLPQNKFDCFIATQVLNFIFDFQKAIEGSYYLLRPGGVMLATVACISRISPYDVVRWGHFWGFYPQGIERAFKNVFGEANVTVQVYGNSLSAICFIKGIAVEELKVEELDYLDADYPVSISIIARKPSV, from the coding sequence ATGATTGTAAAACTGACTAAGACGCTTTTTTTCTATTTTCTTAAGTACACAAAACTTTCAAGGCTTCAATGGCATGACTTGCGAGACGTGAAACCCGTTTCAAGGTCATTTGGGATTGAAAGAGGTAAGCCAATCGATCGATTTTACATCGAGAAATTTCTGGGCGCCAATAAGCATCTTATAAAAGGAAAAGTGTTAGAGGTGGGAGAAACAAGATATATAAAGCAGTTTGGTACAGGAGTTGAGTCTGCCGATGTGCTGCATGTGGAGAAACGGATGAACGCTACGCTGGTGGCAGATTTAACAAAACTAGATACCCTTCCGCAAAATAAGTTTGATTGTTTTATCGCAACGCAAGTACTCAACTTTATTTTCGATTTTCAAAAAGCGATTGAGGGTTCATACTATCTGCTTCGTCCAGGAGGTGTAATGCTTGCCACGGTGGCTTGCATTTCGCGAATTTCTCCTTACGATGTTGTTCGCTGGGGTCATTTTTGGGGATTTTATCCACAAGGAATTGAGCGCGCATTTAAGAATGTTTTCGGAGAAGCGAACGTAACCGTTCAAGTGTACGGCAACTCGTTGAGCGCCATTTGTTTCATTAAGGGCATAGCGGTAGAAGAATTGAAAGTGGAGGAATTAGACTATTTAGATGCGGATTACCCGGTATCAATATCAATTATTGCCAGAAAACCGAGCGTATAG
- a CDS encoding polysaccharide deacetylase family protein, with translation MTKLNFIENYKDSGGIGNYRSVLRNWTLNWLSGWYDLKDTASIMMKPRVQFLLFHHVFKDEEASFRKLLTFLQKHFQFISYSDAIQKILNSEIDKPYLVLSSDDGFKTNLAAATILQEFGVSACFFVNPSIIGETDKKKISEYCDKILHFSPVEFLTWNDVDTMLKMGHEIGSHSMDHLRIAKSTVENVKEDLGKSFSILKHRCGDVKHFAFPYGKFADFNEMGRSVCFEAGFYSCASAERGSHVNNSTKITNTELCIRRDHIVFDWKLEHIMYFLKRSSINAKSPNNLFNLNA, from the coding sequence GTGACTAAATTAAACTTTATTGAGAATTACAAAGATTCAGGAGGTATTGGAAACTACAGATCAGTGCTTAGAAACTGGACATTAAATTGGTTGTCTGGATGGTACGATTTGAAAGACACAGCATCTATTATGATGAAACCGAGGGTTCAATTTCTTCTATTTCATCACGTGTTTAAAGATGAAGAAGCAAGTTTTCGCAAATTGTTAACTTTTCTTCAAAAACACTTTCAATTCATCAGCTATAGCGATGCGATTCAAAAAATTTTGAATAGTGAAATTGATAAGCCCTATTTAGTGCTGAGTTCAGACGATGGGTTTAAGACCAATTTGGCTGCCGCAACTATTTTGCAAGAATTTGGAGTTTCTGCATGTTTTTTCGTGAATCCCTCCATAATAGGTGAAACGGATAAAAAGAAAATTAGTGAATATTGCGATAAAATACTTCATTTCTCACCCGTTGAATTTTTGACCTGGAATGATGTTGACACGATGTTGAAAATGGGTCATGAAATTGGATCCCATTCGATGGATCACCTTCGCATTGCAAAATCCACAGTTGAGAACGTTAAAGAAGACCTCGGTAAAAGTTTTTCTATCCTTAAGCATCGGTGTGGCGATGTTAAACATTTTGCTTTCCCCTATGGCAAGTTTGCCGATTTCAATGAGATGGGAAGGTCGGTTTGTTTCGAGGCAGGCTTTTATTCTTGTGCCTCGGCCGAACGCGGAAGCCATGTAAACAACTCTACCAAAATAACCAACACCGAACTTTGTATTAGGCGAGACCATATAGTTTTCGATTGGAAGCTCGAACACATCATGTATTTCCTTAAACGGAGTTCAATCAATGCTAAGTCGCCAAATAACCTATTCAACCTGAATGCATGA
- a CDS encoding FkbM family methyltransferase produces MSLKLVVANLLNSPLLGSIISRIFPNYISSIRIPKIKINNSPLILNSTKAQFFWGFYESAELRFIRKYVPEGSNILELGASIGVVASVCFKLKNASRLLLVESNPELIPLIEGNLSLNGVKNAKILNKAVTSIVTNFWFNPGRDTVSGSISPTKISDKASIVEGVQLSDLIRQEKLDDFVLISDIEGSEISFILGSAKVLERCKMIIIELHRVVYEGIEYSVDDMIDLLIKNHRFTQIDRYGSVVAFTRSPN; encoded by the coding sequence ATGTCTTTAAAGTTAGTTGTTGCGAACCTTTTGAATTCGCCTTTATTAGGGTCGATTATTAGCCGTATTTTTCCTAATTATATTTCGTCAATAAGAATACCTAAAATAAAAATCAATAATTCCCCACTAATTTTAAATTCTACTAAGGCTCAATTCTTTTGGGGCTTTTATGAAAGTGCAGAATTGCGTTTTATAAGAAAATATGTGCCGGAAGGTAGTAACATTCTGGAATTGGGAGCAAGTATCGGTGTCGTTGCATCTGTGTGCTTTAAGTTAAAAAATGCTTCTCGGTTGTTACTAGTAGAGTCTAACCCGGAATTAATCCCTTTGATTGAGGGGAATTTGAGTTTAAACGGAGTGAAAAATGCAAAGATCTTGAATAAGGCAGTAACATCAATTGTTACAAATTTTTGGTTTAATCCGGGTAGAGATACGGTATCAGGTAGCATAAGTCCTACCAAGATCAGTGATAAAGCTTCTATTGTTGAAGGTGTGCAGCTATCCGATTTAATACGACAAGAAAAACTGGATGACTTTGTTTTAATTTCAGATATTGAAGGGTCGGAAATTTCATTTATTTTGGGTAGTGCTAAGGTATTGGAAAGATGTAAAATGATTATCATAGAATTGCATCGAGTTGTTTATGAAGGAATTGAATACTCTGTGGATGACATGATAGACCTATTGATTAAAAATCACAGATTTACACAAATTGACAGGTATGGAAGTGTAGTAGCCTTCACGCGAAGCCCTAATTGA
- a CDS encoding glycosyltransferase has product MTLQKPKILALFEHFPPSIKAGGPVVSALGFAERLSDTFEISVLTSDRDFKSDVQYKSVLIDTWSEVNGYKVFYSSPKSRFYFKEIVKTFKPDFIYINSLFSAWYSVLPLVILKILFRDRFKVILAPRGELAPSALLKSNFKKVVYLYFYKLFVESGNITYQASSYFEERDILNTLKGRRTHVAMDLRPLSDLQNVREVEIDKNANELRICLIARINQVKNIHWAIRLIKELNNQAITFHIYGFPEQKEYLDECMKELNAISKSNIEIKDALDSKEVIPCIQRYHLFFFPTLGENFGHSILESFMASRPVITSDKTPWKNLENSFAGFDVALDPAEVKKKILFFLQMNNEDFIKWKKGARQRAQDYFYDEQMATDYISLFSKS; this is encoded by the coding sequence ATGACTCTTCAAAAGCCAAAAATACTTGCCCTTTTTGAGCACTTTCCACCCTCGATTAAGGCTGGGGGGCCGGTGGTTTCTGCACTTGGATTTGCCGAGAGACTATCAGACACCTTTGAGATTAGCGTCTTAACCTCTGATAGGGATTTCAAAAGTGATGTTCAATATAAATCCGTTTTAATTGACACATGGTCGGAGGTTAATGGATATAAAGTCTTTTATTCGTCACCCAAGTCTAGATTCTATTTTAAAGAGATCGTTAAAACCTTTAAGCCAGATTTCATTTACATAAACAGCCTTTTCTCCGCTTGGTACTCTGTTTTGCCGCTGGTGATCCTCAAAATACTTTTCAGAGACAGGTTTAAAGTAATCCTTGCGCCTCGCGGAGAATTGGCACCAAGTGCCCTCTTAAAGAGTAACTTTAAGAAGGTGGTGTACCTGTATTTTTACAAACTTTTTGTTGAATCAGGAAACATCACCTACCAAGCCAGTTCGTACTTTGAAGAACGCGATATACTCAACACTTTAAAAGGCAGGCGGACACATGTGGCGATGGATTTGCGACCTCTTTCGGATTTGCAAAATGTACGTGAAGTAGAGATTGATAAGAATGCCAATGAATTGCGAATTTGCCTTATTGCTAGAATCAATCAAGTAAAGAACATTCATTGGGCGATTAGATTAATCAAGGAACTCAATAACCAAGCAATAACGTTCCACATCTATGGTTTCCCCGAACAAAAAGAATACCTTGATGAGTGTATGAAGGAGTTGAATGCTATTTCAAAATCTAACATTGAGATAAAAGACGCACTCGACTCCAAAGAAGTAATTCCATGTATTCAGCGATACCACTTGTTTTTCTTTCCAACGTTGGGTGAAAATTTTGGTCATTCTATTTTAGAGTCTTTTATGGCCAGCCGTCCTGTTATCACCTCAGATAAAACTCCTTGGAAGAATCTTGAAAATAGTTTTGCTGGTTTTGATGTAGCGTTAGATCCGGCTGAGGTTAAAAAGAAAATTCTTTTTTTTCTTCAAATGAATAACGAGGATTTCATAAAATGGAAAAAGGGAGCCAGGCAAAGGGCACAGGATTATTTTTACGATGAACAAATGGCTACTGATTACATCTCATTATTTAGCAAATCATAA
- a CDS encoding polysaccharide biosynthesis protein, translating to MKDKTLLITGGTGSFGNAVLDRFVNSDIKEIRVFSRDEKKQDDLRKKINNAKVKFYIGDVRDHRSISNATIGVDYIFHAAALKQVPSCEFFPMEAVKTNVLGTENVLEAAIAANVERVVVLSTDKAVYPINAMGISKAMMEKVMIARSRNSAVSTLCGIRYGNVMASRGSVIPLFLDLIKQGKPLTITDPAMTRFMMTLEDAVDLVLFAFNNGEPGDIFVQKAPAATIETLAKAIQELLRVKTPIQVIGTRHGEKLYESLLTREEKVKAIDLGHYFRIPADNRDLNYNQYFSEGEKDMSKIEDYHSHNTQQLSVEEMILLLKKLPIIQELLND from the coding sequence ATGAAAGATAAAACACTTTTAATCACAGGGGGAACGGGTTCCTTCGGAAACGCGGTATTAGATCGCTTTGTAAACTCCGACATTAAAGAAATTCGGGTTTTTAGCCGAGACGAGAAAAAACAAGACGATCTGCGGAAAAAGATAAATAACGCAAAGGTGAAGTTTTACATAGGAGATGTTCGCGACCATCGTTCTATTTCGAATGCCACCATTGGTGTTGACTACATTTTTCATGCAGCGGCATTGAAGCAAGTACCTTCCTGTGAATTCTTTCCGATGGAGGCCGTTAAAACAAATGTACTTGGCACCGAAAATGTGTTGGAGGCAGCCATCGCAGCTAATGTTGAAAGGGTTGTAGTACTCAGCACCGATAAGGCGGTATATCCTATTAATGCGATGGGCATATCCAAAGCCATGATGGAAAAGGTGATGATTGCAAGATCGAGAAATTCAGCTGTCAGCACACTTTGTGGAATTCGTTATGGTAATGTAATGGCCTCGCGTGGTTCCGTTATTCCGTTATTCTTAGATTTGATTAAACAAGGAAAACCACTTACGATTACAGATCCGGCTATGACGCGTTTTATGATGACGTTAGAGGATGCAGTTGATCTGGTTTTGTTTGCGTTTAATAATGGAGAACCTGGCGATATATTTGTTCAGAAAGCACCGGCTGCCACCATTGAAACATTGGCAAAAGCTATTCAGGAATTGCTTCGGGTGAAAACACCTATCCAGGTGATTGGCACCAGGCACGGAGAAAAATTGTATGAGTCCCTTTTAACAAGGGAGGAGAAGGTTAAAGCAATTGATTTAGGTCACTATTTCAGAATTCCGGCAGACAATAGGGACTTAAATTACAACCAATATTTTTCAGAAGGCGAAAAAGACATGTCCAAAATAGAGGACTACCATTCGCACAATACGCAGCAGCTATCGGTAGAGGAAATGATACTATTGCTGAAGAAATTGCCCATCATTCAAGAATTACTCAATGACTAA
- a CDS encoding NAD-dependent epimerase/dehydratase family protein, producing the protein MTKIRVGITGQSGFVGSHLFNYLGIQSEIELIPFDKDFFSSESKLQQFADQCEVIVHLAAVNRHENQDELYRINVLLVQQLVTACEAINSRPHIIFSSSTQEMLQNSYGASKLEGNRLLTTWAKKNKSKVTLLTIPNVFGPFGKPFYNSVVATFCHKLTHKEEPSIIEDKEVSLLYVNDLIQAIHEIIKNPVSGEYESIVSHRIPCNKSIRVSEVLKILKYFQLNYLENGVIPSLSDNFHRDLFNTFRCYIPSNHYPVKFKKNTDQRGSFVELARTQSSGQTSFSVTLPGITRGNHFHTRKAERFAVVKGKAKIELRRINTEEVISYELDGENPSYVDMPIWYTHNITNIGSDELFTIFWINEPYNPADPDTYLLTV; encoded by the coding sequence ATGACTAAGATAAGGGTCGGAATCACTGGGCAGAGTGGATTCGTTGGATCCCACTTATTTAACTACCTCGGGATACAAAGTGAAATAGAGTTGATTCCATTTGATAAAGATTTTTTTTCAAGTGAATCAAAACTTCAGCAATTTGCAGATCAGTGTGAGGTAATAGTTCATTTGGCGGCAGTTAATCGGCATGAAAATCAAGATGAACTGTATCGCATTAATGTCTTACTTGTTCAACAGCTGGTGACAGCCTGTGAAGCCATTAACAGTCGGCCGCATATCATTTTTTCATCTTCCACGCAAGAAATGTTGCAAAACAGCTACGGAGCGTCAAAACTAGAAGGAAACAGACTTTTAACTACGTGGGCAAAAAAAAACAAATCAAAAGTTACGCTGCTAACCATTCCAAATGTTTTCGGCCCCTTTGGAAAGCCATTTTACAATTCGGTGGTAGCTACGTTTTGTCATAAATTGACCCACAAGGAGGAGCCGTCAATTATTGAAGACAAAGAAGTAAGTCTCTTGTATGTCAATGATCTCATCCAAGCCATTCATGAAATAATAAAAAATCCGGTATCAGGTGAATATGAATCAATCGTTTCACATCGAATTCCATGTAATAAGTCGATTCGAGTGTCAGAGGTTTTAAAAATTTTAAAATACTTTCAACTTAATTACCTCGAAAATGGTGTGATTCCTTCGCTGAGTGACAACTTCCACCGCGATCTGTTTAATACGTTCCGATGTTACATACCAAGCAATCATTATCCGGTAAAATTCAAGAAAAATACTGATCAGCGTGGCAGTTTTGTTGAACTCGCCAGAACCCAATCTTCAGGTCAGACGTCTTTCTCCGTAACCCTTCCGGGAATTACCAGAGGAAATCATTTTCATACACGCAAGGCCGAGCGCTTTGCAGTTGTTAAAGGCAAGGCGAAGATTGAACTTAGAAGAATTAATACAGAAGAAGTGATCAGTTACGAATTAGATGGCGAAAATCCTTCTTATGTGGATATGCCTATTTGGTATACCCACAACATAACAAACATAGGCTCGGATGAATTATTTACGATTTTCTGGATCAACGAGCCGTATAACCCAGCTGACCCTGATACTTATTTGTTGACTGTTTAA
- the wecB gene encoding UDP-N-acetylglucosamine 2-epimerase (non-hydrolyzing), whose protein sequence is MRKFKVVTVVGTRPEIIRLCRVIHKLDQTEAIQHILVHTGQNYDYELNEIFFKDLQLRKPDYFLEAAGENASSTIGNILIKIDQVLDKEKPDAFLVLGDTNSCLGALPAKKRKIPVFHMEAGNRCFDQRVPEETNRKIVDHIADVNLPYSDIAREYLLREGLPADRIVKTGSPMFEVLSFFSKQIEAASALEELNLQPRAYIVASAHREENINSDNFERLVDILNMVAEQNDCPVIVSTHPRTRKMIEYKKTVFHSNVRLLKPIGFFDYVKLQKYAKVVLSDSGTISEESSILKFAALNIREAHERPEAMEESAVMMVGLNKERISQALLQLESEAKGGLNFRYVADYSMPNVSDKVVRIILSYTDYVNRVVWSK, encoded by the coding sequence ATGAGAAAATTCAAAGTTGTTACTGTGGTGGGCACACGGCCCGAGATAATTCGATTGTGTAGGGTTATTCACAAACTCGATCAAACGGAAGCCATTCAACATATCTTGGTTCACACTGGGCAAAACTATGACTACGAGTTGAACGAAATCTTTTTTAAAGACTTACAATTGCGCAAGCCCGACTATTTCTTAGAGGCAGCGGGTGAAAATGCGTCCTCGACAATTGGAAATATTCTTATTAAAATTGATCAGGTATTAGACAAGGAGAAGCCCGATGCTTTTTTGGTTCTTGGAGATACAAATAGTTGTTTGGGTGCATTGCCTGCAAAGAAGCGCAAAATTCCAGTGTTTCATATGGAGGCTGGAAATCGATGTTTTGACCAACGGGTTCCCGAAGAAACGAACAGGAAAATTGTTGACCATATAGCGGACGTAAACCTACCATACAGCGACATCGCACGAGAGTATCTTCTTCGGGAGGGCCTGCCAGCCGACAGGATTGTTAAAACCGGCTCACCAATGTTTGAAGTATTAAGTTTTTTCAGCAAACAGATTGAAGCAGCCAGCGCACTAGAAGAGTTAAACCTTCAACCGAGGGCATACATCGTTGCTTCGGCTCACCGCGAGGAAAATATTAATTCGGATAACTTTGAGCGCTTGGTGGACATCCTAAACATGGTAGCGGAGCAGAATGATTGCCCTGTCATCGTTTCCACTCATCCAAGAACCCGAAAAATGATTGAATACAAAAAGACTGTATTTCATTCCAATGTAAGACTACTCAAACCCATTGGTTTTTTCGATTACGTAAAGTTGCAAAAGTATGCGAAAGTTGTGTTGTCAGACAGTGGAACAATATCGGAAGAATCTTCTATACTAAAATTTGCCGCTTTGAATATTCGAGAAGCTCATGAACGACCAGAAGCGATGGAGGAGAGCGCGGTGATGATGGTTGGTCTCAATAAAGAACGCATAAGTCAGGCACTGCTGCAGTTGGAAAGCGAGGCGAAGGGAGGATTGAACTTTAGATATGTTGCAGACTACAGCATGCCAAACGTTTCTGATAAAGTAGTGAGGATTATTTTGTCGTATACCGATTATGTGAATCGTGTGGTATGGAGTAAATAG
- a CDS encoding glycosyltransferase family 4 protein produces the protein MAAKILYISQYYDPEQPSVRWQSLTEGLVKRGYEVQVLTSFPSYPHGRVFPGYKTKLFQRDTLNGVEILRVPSFPSKDKSIVKRMITYLSFSISACLIGIFVVRRPAVIMAYHPPATVSIPVLFFKTIYRIPATYDIQDMWPDTLFHSGVMSENWVSRAIGGYMKVVYKSVNHLSVITEGFFAQLVERGVSPAKMSVIHNWAIDTGDGLIDESVTDRFKERTTILFAGTMGKAQSLNAVVDAFERFQQLGYPKDTLGLYFLGMGTERDELASRCENKNIENVYFWDLVPPNQVKSYLLAADVLLVHLKNSPLFKITVPGKFQTYCSMGKPILSGVGGEVERMVKNSNCGWTFEPENVDELCECFVKIVGCPVEEFSTKGEAAKLLYATTFEKEAAIDRFDDALRQLIK, from the coding sequence ATGGCTGCAAAAATACTTTACATTTCGCAATACTACGATCCAGAACAGCCCTCTGTCCGTTGGCAATCACTAACTGAGGGGCTGGTAAAAAGAGGATATGAGGTACAAGTGCTGACAAGTTTTCCCAGTTATCCGCATGGCCGCGTCTTTCCAGGGTATAAAACAAAATTGTTTCAAAGAGATACCCTTAACGGAGTAGAAATTTTGCGTGTTCCTTCATTCCCAAGTAAGGACAAGAGTATTGTCAAGCGGATGATCACGTATCTTAGTTTCAGCATTAGTGCGTGCCTAATTGGTATTTTTGTAGTTAGACGGCCAGCCGTGATAATGGCATATCACCCACCCGCAACCGTATCGATACCGGTACTATTTTTTAAGACAATTTATCGTATACCAGCAACTTACGACATTCAAGATATGTGGCCCGACACACTATTTCATTCGGGTGTGATGAGTGAAAATTGGGTGTCTCGTGCTATCGGGGGTTATATGAAGGTTGTCTATAAATCTGTGAATCATCTTTCTGTGATCACGGAAGGATTCTTCGCGCAGCTAGTTGAACGAGGAGTTTCCCCTGCGAAGATGTCCGTCATCCACAATTGGGCTATCGACACAGGCGATGGCCTAATTGACGAGTCCGTCACCGATAGATTCAAAGAAAGGACTACAATTCTATTTGCGGGTACCATGGGTAAAGCCCAAAGCTTAAACGCTGTTGTCGATGCATTTGAGAGGTTTCAACAACTTGGCTATCCCAAAGATACCTTGGGATTGTATTTCTTAGGTATGGGCACTGAACGAGATGAGCTAGCCAGTAGATGTGAAAATAAGAACATCGAAAACGTTTATTTCTGGGATCTTGTTCCTCCAAATCAGGTGAAGAGCTACCTATTGGCGGCTGACGTATTGCTGGTACACCTAAAGAACTCGCCTCTGTTTAAAATTACAGTCCCCGGCAAATTCCAAACATATTGCTCAATGGGCAAGCCCATCCTGTCGGGAGTAGGGGGAGAAGTTGAACGAATGGTGAAGAACTCAAATTGTGGATGGACGTTCGAACCAGAAAACGTAGACGAATTGTGCGAGTGTTTTGTAAAAATTGTGGGCTGCCCAGTTGAAGAATTTAGTACGAAAGGAGAGGCTGCAAAGTTACTTTATGCAACAACTTTCGAAAAGGAAGCGGCCATTGATCGCTTCGATGACGCATTAAGGCAATTGATAAAGTAG
- a CDS encoding sugar transferase, protein MYARFFKPVMDVAFCILLLILALPLILGLVMLLAISNNGEVFFVQSRVGKNLRVFNLYKFKTMNERRDERGDLLSDEKRLTKLGKLIRRSSLDELPQLINVIKQDMSLIGPRPLLPEYLPYYNEIQKNRHAVLPGITGLAQVNGRNLTTWERRLELDVEYCRKISFAVDFQILILTVIKVLKSEGVSPADQPTMPKFSDYIKQKVK, encoded by the coding sequence ATGTATGCTCGATTTTTTAAGCCAGTGATGGATGTTGCTTTTTGCATTTTGTTATTGATTTTAGCACTTCCATTAATTCTTGGTTTGGTGATGCTGCTGGCCATTTCTAATAACGGTGAGGTATTTTTTGTTCAATCAAGGGTAGGTAAAAATCTACGCGTTTTTAATTTATATAAGTTTAAGACAATGAACGAAAGACGTGACGAGCGTGGTGACCTTCTGTCTGATGAAAAGAGGCTAACAAAACTTGGCAAACTAATCCGAAGATCATCTTTAGATGAACTACCGCAACTTATAAACGTTATCAAGCAAGACATGTCGTTGATTGGTCCGCGTCCACTTTTGCCAGAATATTTACCCTACTACAATGAGATTCAAAAAAACAGACATGCCGTATTGCCCGGAATAACAGGATTAGCCCAGGTAAATGGAAGAAATTTAACAACATGGGAGAGAAGGTTAGAACTTGATGTGGAGTATTGTCGAAAAATATCTTTTGCTGTTGATTTTCAAATTTTAATTCTTACCGTGATTAAAGTTCTAAAATCAGAAGGTGTTAGCCCAGCGGATCAACCGACAATGCCAAAGTTTTCCGATTACATAAAACAAAAGGTTAAATGA